Proteins from a genomic interval of Diprion similis isolate iyDipSimi1 chromosome 10, iyDipSimi1.1, whole genome shotgun sequence:
- the LOC124411319 gene encoding zinc finger MYM-type protein 3 isoform X2 translates to MEQDTEPVPVTKDSIVPSSIEAQPEAETDVMYKNTKPQENDGLTGSEKAIATIDDINKDPVPPESGEINLEDIPKHDADTASVPKLVDSIKDEKLIKSSNVTDLVFDENVESNENSLSLNPLDSEWKDTDVSMTCVNENPTSKAEEPTLVCKSPNLEETSEPEKSNFDTVEESSKLPSPEKSDSSDVEKALDTCADDTAMDKEFESEKSVDKTEETSKLPSPQKSDDDPDVEKALDTCADDTEMEKEPNTEKCVEVDITQQKVSEPDESLWDSKDGGGGETQKKPEATESAVDCDTKKLESVNSESSLDDQEKDTLAEKNVSVVEPENTEFVQISQEDKHDESHIENQSIDNAEDPFGGDNENSEHLDDDNMESDNLDGEIADLQKLGDQADNLQDVVKAKDNFQPDKSKDDLSNEVQSKADSIDPVADVISDNTVDETAKVEELVTTPSIENEDKSEENHKEAVEERDSGEASEGKEIPGDEETQKDGKEGEKLLAKASLPPLEAEDMSPEVLPGQDDELCIIPDSMKVILPGETAEKTSEGIESQKKSEEESVESNAVDLEKVMDDDQNVTIVKKPVVTKAISGQLVPKKGRIVTVKSKGSKPSSADVINLDDDPQNSESEGTKQKEKCKQCNKEKSCKIKVKIGTDCFNVCSKECRNSFKAANNKATDIPSDGVNSKREKRCAGCLLIVDANDEKNLSWETMEFCNEECLGKFQTKYGSYCRNCNGSVQAVSLGKYCVRFGYDVRQFCCSTCLEEFKKGLKVCSYCQKDISSGTEGFLAPVGDKGQFKDFCTQDCMEKYSRMSSSEPPASVKKSCSVCQQEKIVHCEVQIDGGTPAAICSDPCFAAFKFVNKVDPDQCSTCKKFFQLLSKKNFVVFYEGEAHMFCNKTCLNVFIITNRKIVPCNWCKVKKYNFDMIKKELKSGQVMMMCSLNCLTLYQVSINAVSARRINCDFCKEFSQAQYHLTMSDATIRNFCSYKCVMNFQSQYTKSPITIPSSDDPVPTGNPKRSIAQQRSVVQPSQKQPPDLQNKSLPIISSVTSLASIANGQTCSPTTQQNQTNNIGTNVSVQSQPPQVLYTQQIISRPASPTKVHNKVTQCKPLMHTKGVSVRPHPCTKSTQTEDTPQILIPIPVPIYVPFPMHMYSMPFPVPFPFPLPIPVPIFIPTTRNSAKGIFKEIKRIQEKIPADPFEAELLMMAEMVATEKKRNESDSDSEDDNRDDVADVPANSTSDGFSPDGVDSSHAFGDDMLQMALKMATGELDEPAVDLEAALTPNTITATQAPPQQDSAIDGDVQPERLITSTRGRKRMVPYKPRSTPSKRGRRVSGTNDIPLMPPPEPQLPPQPRIMEPIEKPDANMALKYTFGVNAWRQWVVGKNAELEKQSTPARRVKLFKTDLLQLTADELNYSLCLFVKEVRKPNGAEYAPDTIYYLCLGIQQYLFENNRIDNIFTDSYYEKFTECLNDVAKKFSVLYNDAQYIVTRVEEEHLWESKQLGAHSPHVLLSTLMFFNTKHFNLVTVDEHMQLSFSHIMKHWKRNPAAQPAAVAGKAPGSRNVLLRFYPPQSALEANSRKKKVYEQQENEDNPLRCPVKLYEFYLSKCPESVKTRNDVFYLLPERSCVPDSPVWYSTSALAKEHLIKMLYRVKMVKEINVALLTS, encoded by the exons TTGACTCGGAGTGGAAAGATACAGATGTGTCTATGACGTGTGTAAATGAAAATCCAACTTCTAAAGCAGAAGAACCTACTCTAGTTTGCAAATCTCCGAATTTAGAAGAGACGTCCGAGCCAGagaagtcaaatttcgacaCAGTAGAGGAGAGTTCAAAACTACCATCCCCCGAAAAATCAGATAGTTCTGATGTAGAAAAGGCTTTAGATACTTGTGCTGACGATACAGCGATGGATAAAGAATTCGAATCTGAAAAATCTGTGGACAAAACAGAGGAGACTTCGAAACTCCCATCCCCTCAAAAATCGGATGATGATCCTGATGTAGAAAAGGCTTTAGATACTTGTGCTGACGATACAG agatggaaaaagaaCCTAATACCGAAAAATGTGTAGAGGTAGATATAACGCAACAAAAAGTATCTGAGCCTGATGAATCACTTTGGGATTCGAAAGATGGCGGGGGTGgtgaaactcagaaaaaacctGAAGCCACTGAAAGTGCTGTAGATTGTGATACAAAAAAGTTGGAATCGGTAAATTCAGAGTCTAGTCTTGATGACCAGGAGAAAGATACGCTGGCAGAAAAGAACGTGTCTGTTGTAGAGCCTGAGAATACAGAGTTTGTGCAAATATCGCAAGAGGATAAGCATGACGAATCTCACATAGAAAATCAGTCCATAGATAATGCAGAAGATCCATTCGGCGGTGATAATGAGAACTCGGAACATCTAGACGACGATAATATGGAGTCTGATAATCTTGACGGCGAAATTGCTGACCTTCAGAAGCTTGGGGACCAAGCTGATAACCTCCAGGATGTAGTCAAAGCTAAAGACAACTTTCAGCCAGACAAATCTAAAGATGATTTGAGCAATGAAGTACAGAGTAAAGCTGACAGTATCGACCCTGTGGCAGATGTTATATCCGATAACACTGTTGACGAAACAGCAAAAGTGGAGGAGTTAGTTACGACTCCTTCGATTGAGAATGAGGACAAATCGGAGGAAAACCACAAAGAGGCTGTTGAAGAACGAGATAGTGGAGAAGCCTCTGAAGGAAAAGAAATCCCTGGAGATGAGGAGACCCAGAAAGATGGtaaagaaggagagaaactTTTGGCTAAGGCAAGCCTTCCACCTTTAGAGGCTGAAGACATGTCACCTGAAGTTCTTCCTGGACAGGATGATGAACTATGTATTATTCCTGATAGTATGAAGGTCATTTTGCCGGGTGAAACAGCGGAGAAGACGAGCGAAGGCATAGAGAGTCAGAAAAAGTCAGAAGAAGAATCAGTAGAGAGCAACGCGGTAGACTTGGAAAAAGTCATGGATGACGATCAGAACGTGACTATAGTGAAAAAACCAGTTGTAACCAAGGCGATATCTGGGCAGCTAGTTCCAAAGAAGGGAAGAATTGTGACCGTTAAGTCCAAGGGTAGCAAGCCTTCTTCTGCTGATGTTATAAACCTAGATGATGATCCACAAAATTCAGAGTCTGAGGGAACTAAGCAGAAAGAGAAGTGTAAACAATGCAATAAAGAGAAGTCGTGCAAAATAAAGGTGAAGATCGGTACAGATTGCTTCAATGTTTGCTCAAAGGAATGTAGGAATTCATTTAAGGCAGCTAATAACAAAGCAACAGATATTCCGAGCGATGGAGTTAACTCAAAACGGGAAAAGAGATGCGCTGGGTGCCTCTTGATCGTCGATGCGAATGACGAGAAAAATCTTTCCTGGGAGACAATGGAATTTTGCAACGAGGAATGCCTAGGCAAATTCCAAACCAAATACGGAAGCTATTGTAGGAATTGCAACGGTTCCGTCCAGGCGGTCAGCCTAGGAAAGTACTGTGTACGCTTTGGGTATGACGTCAGGCAGTTCTGCTGCTCAACATGCTTagaggaatttaaaaaaggaTTAAAAGTATGCAGCTACTGTCAAAAGGATATCAGTTCCGGCACAGAAGGCTTTTTAGCTCCCGTGGGAGATAAAGGACAGTTTAAAGACTTCTGCACTCAGGATTGcatggaaaaatattccagAATGAGCTCCAGTGAACCTCCGGCATCAGTGAAAAAGTCTTGCAGTGTTTGCCAACAG gaaaaaatTGTCCACTGTGAAGTGCAAATTGATGGAGGCACTCCCGCAGCAATATGCAGCGATCCTTGTTTTGCGGCATTTAAATTCGTGAACAAGGTCGACCCAGATCAATGTTCGAcatgtaaaaaattcttccaattGTTgagtaaaaagaattttgttgTCTTCTATGAAGGAGAAGCGCACATGTTCTGCAACAAAACGTGCCTCAATGTTTTCATAATAACTAATAGAAAGATCGTACCATGCAACTGGTGCAAAGTTAAGAAGTACAATTTCGATATGATAAAGAAAGAACTCAAATCTGGGCAAGTTATGATGATGTGCAGCCTGAATTGTCTCACCCTATATCAA gttTCCATTAACGCTGTATCCGCGAGGAGAATAAACTGTGACTTTTGTAAAGAGTTCTCACAAGCACAGTACCATCTCACCATGTCAGATGCAACAATACGAAATTTCTGCTCGTACAAATGCGTGATGAACTTTCAAAGCCAGTACACCAAATCCCCGATCACCATTCCATCCAGCGACGATCCAGTACCAACTGGAAATCCGAAAAGATCAATCGCCCAGCAGCGATCGGTTGTACAACCTAGTCAAAAGCAGCCACCTGACCTTCAGAACAAAAGCTTACCAATTATTTCTTCCGTTACAAGTCTTGCCTCAATTGCAAACGGACAAACTTGCAGCCCGACTACGCAGCAGAATCAAACCAACAATATAGGCACAAATGTCTCCGTCCAGAGTCAGCCACCTCAAGTCCTTTACACGCAACAAATCATAAGTAGACCTGCTAGTCCCACAAAAGTCCACAACAAAGTAACCCAGTGCAAGCCGCTGATGCACACAAAGGGTGTTTCTGTCCGACCTCACCCCTGCACAAAGTCAACGCAAACCGAAGACACGCCACAAATTTTGATACCAATCCCTGTTCCTATTTACGTTCCATTTCCGATGCACATGTACAGCATGCCGTTCCCCGTACCTTTCCCATTTCCTCTACCCATTCCAGTTCCAATATTTATTCCCACTACTAGAAATAGTGCCAAAGGCATATTCAAGGAGATAAAGAGAATACAGGAGAAGATACCCGCAGATCCGTTTGAGGCAGAGCTACTGATGATGGCGGAAATGGTTGCAACTGAGAAAAAACGCAACGAGAGTGATTCAGATTCCGAGGACGATAACAG AGACGACGTTGCCGATGTACCTGCCAACTCTACCAGCGATGGTTTTAGTCCTGACGGTGTAGATTCGAGTCATGCTTTTGGGGACGACATGCTTCAAATGGCATTAAAAATGGCTACTGGAGAGCTGGACGAGCCTGCGGTTGATCTCGAAGCCGCTTTGACCCCAAATACTATAACTGCTACACAGGCTCCTCCCCAGCAAGATTCTGCAATAGACGGAGATG TTCAACCTGAGAGACTGATAACTTCAACTCGTGGCCGAAAACGCATGGTTCCCTACAAACCACGCTCTACGCCAAGTAAACGTGGCAGAAGAGTGTCTGGGACAAATGATATACCCCTAATGCCTCCTCCGGAGCCGCAGCTGCCGCCGCAACCAAGAATCATGGAACCCATAGAAAAACCAGATGCCAACATGGCTCTAAAATATACTTTTGGAGTCAATGCTTGGAGGCAATGG GTGGTAGGCAAGAATGCTGAATTAGAGAAGCAGAGTACGCCTGCACGGagagtgaaattatttaaaaccgATCTATTACAGTTGACTGCTGATGAGTTGAATTACTCGTTATGTTTGTTTGTAAAAGAAGTGAGAAAACCAAACGGCGCTGAATACGCACCTGATACTATATACTATTTATGtttag gtatACAACAATatctatttgaaaataatcgaatagACAACATATTTACCGATTCTTACTACGAAAAGTTCACAGAATGCTTGAATGACGTTGCTAAGAAATTCTCTGTGTTATACAATGACGCTC AATACATTGTAACTAGAGTGGAGGAGGAACATTTATGGGAAAGTAAACAGTTGGGAGCTCATTCCCCTCACGTACTACTTAGCACATTAATGTTCTTTAATACGAAGCACTTCAATCTCgtg ACTGTAGATGAGCACATGCAGCTATCGTTTTCACACATAATGAAACACTGGAAGCGGAATCCTGCTGCGCAGCCTGCGGCAGTTGCTGGGAAAGCTCCTGGCTCGCGTAACGTCTTGTTACGTTTTTATCCTCCACAATCTGCCTTGG AAGCGAAttcaaggaagaaaaaggtttACGAGCAACAAGAGAATGAAGACAACCCATTAAGATGCCCTGTCAAACTTTACGAGTTCTACTTATCAAAATG CCCAGAGAGTGTAAAAACCCGAAACGACGTGTTTTACTTGCTGCCAGAGAGGAGCTGCGTACCAGACAGTCCGGTGTGGTATTCAACGTCTGCTCTAGCGAAAGAGCACCTAATCAAGATGCTTTACCGAGTGAAGATGGTAAAAGAAATCAACGTCGCTTTATTGACCAGTTAA
- the LOC124411319 gene encoding zinc finger MYM-type protein 3 isoform X4, with amino-acid sequence MEQDTEPVPVTKDSIVPSSIEAQPEAETDVMYKNTKPQENDGLTGSEKAIATIDDINKDPVPPESGEINLEDIPKHDADTASVPKLVDSIKDEKLIKSSNVTDLVFDENVESNENSLSLNPLDSEWKDTDVSMTCVNENPTSKAEEPTLVCKSPNLEETSEPEKSNFDTVEESSKLPSPEKSDSSDVEKALDTCADDTEMEKEPNTEKCVEVDITQQKVSEPDESLWDSKDGGGGETQKKPEATESAVDCDTKKLESVNSESSLDDQEKDTLAEKNVSVVEPENTEFVQISQEDKHDESHIENQSIDNAEDPFGGDNENSEHLDDDNMESDNLDGEIADLQKLGDQADNLQDVVKAKDNFQPDKSKDDLSNEVQSKADSIDPVADVISDNTVDETAKVEELVTTPSIENEDKSEENHKEAVEERDSGEASEGKEIPGDEETQKDGKEGEKLLAKASLPPLEAEDMSPEVLPGQDDELCIIPDSMKVILPGETAEKTSEGIESQKKSEEESVESNAVDLEKVMDDDQNVTIVKKPVVTKAISGQLVPKKGRIVTVKSKGSKPSSADVINLDDDPQNSESEGTKQKEKCKQCNKEKSCKIKVKIGTDCFNVCSKECRNSFKAANNKATDIPSDGVNSKREKRCAGCLLIVDANDEKNLSWETMEFCNEECLGKFQTKYGSYCRNCNGSVQAVSLGKYCVRFGYDVRQFCCSTCLEEFKKGLKVCSYCQKDISSGTEGFLAPVGDKGQFKDFCTQDCMEKYSRMSSSEPPASVKKSCSVCQQEKIVHCEVQIDGGTPAAICSDPCFAAFKFVNKVDPDQCSTCKKFFQLLSKKNFVVFYEGEAHMFCNKTCLNVFIITNRKIVPCNWCKVKKYNFDMIKKELKSGQVMMMCSLNCLTLYQVSINAVSARRINCDFCKEFSQAQYHLTMSDATIRNFCSYKCVMNFQSQYTKSPITIPSSDDPVPTGNPKRSIAQQRSVVQPSQKQPPDLQNKSLPIISSVTSLASIANGQTCSPTTQQNQTNNIGTNVSVQSQPPQVLYTQQIISRPASPTKVHNKVTQCKPLMHTKGVSVRPHPCTKSTQTEDTPQILIPIPVPIYVPFPMHMYSMPFPVPFPFPLPIPVPIFIPTTRNSAKGIFKEIKRIQEKIPADPFEAELLMMAEMVATEKKRNESDSDSEDDNRDDVADVPANSTSDGFSPDGVDSSHAFGDDMLQMALKMATGELDEPAVDLEAALTPNTITATQAPPQQDSAIDGDVQPERLITSTRGRKRMVPYKPRSTPSKRGRRVSGTNDIPLMPPPEPQLPPQPRIMEPIEKPDANMALKYTFGVNAWRQWVVGKNAELEKQSTPARRVKLFKTDLLQLTADELNYSLCLFVKEVRKPNGAEYAPDTIYYLCLGIQQYLFENNRIDNIFTDSYYEKFTECLNDVAKKFSVLYNDAQYIVTRVEEEHLWESKQLGAHSPHVLLSTLMFFNTKHFNLVTVDEHMQLSFSHIMKHWKRNPAAQPAAVAGKAPGSRNVLLRFYPPQSALEANSRKKKVYEQQENEDNPLRCPVKLYEFYLSKCPESVKTRNDVFYLLPERSCVPDSPVWYSTSALAKEHLIKMLYRVKMVKEINVALLTS; translated from the exons TTGACTCGGAGTGGAAAGATACAGATGTGTCTATGACGTGTGTAAATGAAAATCCAACTTCTAAAGCAGAAGAACCTACTCTAGTTTGCAAATCTCCGAATTTAGAAGAGACGTCCGAGCCAGagaagtcaaatttcgacaCAGTAGAGGAGAGTTCAAAACTACCATCCCCCGAAAAATCAGATAGTTCTGATGTAGAAAAGGCTTTAGATACTTGTGCTGACGATACAG agatggaaaaagaaCCTAATACCGAAAAATGTGTAGAGGTAGATATAACGCAACAAAAAGTATCTGAGCCTGATGAATCACTTTGGGATTCGAAAGATGGCGGGGGTGgtgaaactcagaaaaaacctGAAGCCACTGAAAGTGCTGTAGATTGTGATACAAAAAAGTTGGAATCGGTAAATTCAGAGTCTAGTCTTGATGACCAGGAGAAAGATACGCTGGCAGAAAAGAACGTGTCTGTTGTAGAGCCTGAGAATACAGAGTTTGTGCAAATATCGCAAGAGGATAAGCATGACGAATCTCACATAGAAAATCAGTCCATAGATAATGCAGAAGATCCATTCGGCGGTGATAATGAGAACTCGGAACATCTAGACGACGATAATATGGAGTCTGATAATCTTGACGGCGAAATTGCTGACCTTCAGAAGCTTGGGGACCAAGCTGATAACCTCCAGGATGTAGTCAAAGCTAAAGACAACTTTCAGCCAGACAAATCTAAAGATGATTTGAGCAATGAAGTACAGAGTAAAGCTGACAGTATCGACCCTGTGGCAGATGTTATATCCGATAACACTGTTGACGAAACAGCAAAAGTGGAGGAGTTAGTTACGACTCCTTCGATTGAGAATGAGGACAAATCGGAGGAAAACCACAAAGAGGCTGTTGAAGAACGAGATAGTGGAGAAGCCTCTGAAGGAAAAGAAATCCCTGGAGATGAGGAGACCCAGAAAGATGGtaaagaaggagagaaactTTTGGCTAAGGCAAGCCTTCCACCTTTAGAGGCTGAAGACATGTCACCTGAAGTTCTTCCTGGACAGGATGATGAACTATGTATTATTCCTGATAGTATGAAGGTCATTTTGCCGGGTGAAACAGCGGAGAAGACGAGCGAAGGCATAGAGAGTCAGAAAAAGTCAGAAGAAGAATCAGTAGAGAGCAACGCGGTAGACTTGGAAAAAGTCATGGATGACGATCAGAACGTGACTATAGTGAAAAAACCAGTTGTAACCAAGGCGATATCTGGGCAGCTAGTTCCAAAGAAGGGAAGAATTGTGACCGTTAAGTCCAAGGGTAGCAAGCCTTCTTCTGCTGATGTTATAAACCTAGATGATGATCCACAAAATTCAGAGTCTGAGGGAACTAAGCAGAAAGAGAAGTGTAAACAATGCAATAAAGAGAAGTCGTGCAAAATAAAGGTGAAGATCGGTACAGATTGCTTCAATGTTTGCTCAAAGGAATGTAGGAATTCATTTAAGGCAGCTAATAACAAAGCAACAGATATTCCGAGCGATGGAGTTAACTCAAAACGGGAAAAGAGATGCGCTGGGTGCCTCTTGATCGTCGATGCGAATGACGAGAAAAATCTTTCCTGGGAGACAATGGAATTTTGCAACGAGGAATGCCTAGGCAAATTCCAAACCAAATACGGAAGCTATTGTAGGAATTGCAACGGTTCCGTCCAGGCGGTCAGCCTAGGAAAGTACTGTGTACGCTTTGGGTATGACGTCAGGCAGTTCTGCTGCTCAACATGCTTagaggaatttaaaaaaggaTTAAAAGTATGCAGCTACTGTCAAAAGGATATCAGTTCCGGCACAGAAGGCTTTTTAGCTCCCGTGGGAGATAAAGGACAGTTTAAAGACTTCTGCACTCAGGATTGcatggaaaaatattccagAATGAGCTCCAGTGAACCTCCGGCATCAGTGAAAAAGTCTTGCAGTGTTTGCCAACAG gaaaaaatTGTCCACTGTGAAGTGCAAATTGATGGAGGCACTCCCGCAGCAATATGCAGCGATCCTTGTTTTGCGGCATTTAAATTCGTGAACAAGGTCGACCCAGATCAATGTTCGAcatgtaaaaaattcttccaattGTTgagtaaaaagaattttgttgTCTTCTATGAAGGAGAAGCGCACATGTTCTGCAACAAAACGTGCCTCAATGTTTTCATAATAACTAATAGAAAGATCGTACCATGCAACTGGTGCAAAGTTAAGAAGTACAATTTCGATATGATAAAGAAAGAACTCAAATCTGGGCAAGTTATGATGATGTGCAGCCTGAATTGTCTCACCCTATATCAA gttTCCATTAACGCTGTATCCGCGAGGAGAATAAACTGTGACTTTTGTAAAGAGTTCTCACAAGCACAGTACCATCTCACCATGTCAGATGCAACAATACGAAATTTCTGCTCGTACAAATGCGTGATGAACTTTCAAAGCCAGTACACCAAATCCCCGATCACCATTCCATCCAGCGACGATCCAGTACCAACTGGAAATCCGAAAAGATCAATCGCCCAGCAGCGATCGGTTGTACAACCTAGTCAAAAGCAGCCACCTGACCTTCAGAACAAAAGCTTACCAATTATTTCTTCCGTTACAAGTCTTGCCTCAATTGCAAACGGACAAACTTGCAGCCCGACTACGCAGCAGAATCAAACCAACAATATAGGCACAAATGTCTCCGTCCAGAGTCAGCCACCTCAAGTCCTTTACACGCAACAAATCATAAGTAGACCTGCTAGTCCCACAAAAGTCCACAACAAAGTAACCCAGTGCAAGCCGCTGATGCACACAAAGGGTGTTTCTGTCCGACCTCACCCCTGCACAAAGTCAACGCAAACCGAAGACACGCCACAAATTTTGATACCAATCCCTGTTCCTATTTACGTTCCATTTCCGATGCACATGTACAGCATGCCGTTCCCCGTACCTTTCCCATTTCCTCTACCCATTCCAGTTCCAATATTTATTCCCACTACTAGAAATAGTGCCAAAGGCATATTCAAGGAGATAAAGAGAATACAGGAGAAGATACCCGCAGATCCGTTTGAGGCAGAGCTACTGATGATGGCGGAAATGGTTGCAACTGAGAAAAAACGCAACGAGAGTGATTCAGATTCCGAGGACGATAACAG AGACGACGTTGCCGATGTACCTGCCAACTCTACCAGCGATGGTTTTAGTCCTGACGGTGTAGATTCGAGTCATGCTTTTGGGGACGACATGCTTCAAATGGCATTAAAAATGGCTACTGGAGAGCTGGACGAGCCTGCGGTTGATCTCGAAGCCGCTTTGACCCCAAATACTATAACTGCTACACAGGCTCCTCCCCAGCAAGATTCTGCAATAGACGGAGATG TTCAACCTGAGAGACTGATAACTTCAACTCGTGGCCGAAAACGCATGGTTCCCTACAAACCACGCTCTACGCCAAGTAAACGTGGCAGAAGAGTGTCTGGGACAAATGATATACCCCTAATGCCTCCTCCGGAGCCGCAGCTGCCGCCGCAACCAAGAATCATGGAACCCATAGAAAAACCAGATGCCAACATGGCTCTAAAATATACTTTTGGAGTCAATGCTTGGAGGCAATGG GTGGTAGGCAAGAATGCTGAATTAGAGAAGCAGAGTACGCCTGCACGGagagtgaaattatttaaaaccgATCTATTACAGTTGACTGCTGATGAGTTGAATTACTCGTTATGTTTGTTTGTAAAAGAAGTGAGAAAACCAAACGGCGCTGAATACGCACCTGATACTATATACTATTTATGtttag gtatACAACAATatctatttgaaaataatcgaatagACAACATATTTACCGATTCTTACTACGAAAAGTTCACAGAATGCTTGAATGACGTTGCTAAGAAATTCTCTGTGTTATACAATGACGCTC AATACATTGTAACTAGAGTGGAGGAGGAACATTTATGGGAAAGTAAACAGTTGGGAGCTCATTCCCCTCACGTACTACTTAGCACATTAATGTTCTTTAATACGAAGCACTTCAATCTCgtg ACTGTAGATGAGCACATGCAGCTATCGTTTTCACACATAATGAAACACTGGAAGCGGAATCCTGCTGCGCAGCCTGCGGCAGTTGCTGGGAAAGCTCCTGGCTCGCGTAACGTCTTGTTACGTTTTTATCCTCCACAATCTGCCTTGG AAGCGAAttcaaggaagaaaaaggtttACGAGCAACAAGAGAATGAAGACAACCCATTAAGATGCCCTGTCAAACTTTACGAGTTCTACTTATCAAAATG CCCAGAGAGTGTAAAAACCCGAAACGACGTGTTTTACTTGCTGCCAGAGAGGAGCTGCGTACCAGACAGTCCGGTGTGGTATTCAACGTCTGCTCTAGCGAAAGAGCACCTAATCAAGATGCTTTACCGAGTGAAGATGGTAAAAGAAATCAACGTCGCTTTATTGACCAGTTAA